One region of Peromyscus eremicus chromosome 4, PerEre_H2_v1, whole genome shotgun sequence genomic DNA includes:
- the LOC131908552 gene encoding prohibitin 1-like — translation MAAKVFESIGKFGLTLAVAGGVVNSALYNVDAGHRAVIFDRFRGVQDIVVGEGTHFLIPWVQKPIIFDCRSQPRNIPVITGSKDLQNVNITLRILFRPVASQLPRIYTSIGEDYDERVLPSITTEILKSVVARFDAGELITQRELVSRQVSDDLTERAATFGLILDNVSLTHLTFGKEFTEAVEAKQVAQQEAERARFMVEKAEQQKKAAIISAEGDSKAAELIANSLATAGDGLIELRKLEAAEDIAYQLSRSRNITYLPSGHSVLLQLPQ, via the coding sequence ATGGCTGCCAAAGTGTTTGAGTCCATCGGAAAGTTCGGCCTGACACTAGCCGTTGCGGGAGGCGTGGTGAACTCTGCCTTATataatgtggatgctgggcacAGAGCTGTCATCTTTGACCGATTCCGTGGAGTGCAGGACATTGTGGTAGGGGAAGGGACTCACTTTCTCATCCCTTGGGTACAGAAACCCATTATCTTTGACTGCCGCTCACAACCCCGGAATATACCAGTCATCACTGGTAGCAAAGATTTGCAGAATGTCAACATCACACTACGCATCCTCTTCCGGCCGGTGGCCAGCCAGCTTCCTCGCATCTACACCAGCATCGGTGAGGACTATGATGAGCGGGTGCTGCCATCCATCACCACAGAGATCCTCAAGTCGGTAGTGGCTCGCTTTGATGCTGGAGAATTGATCACCCAGCGAGAGCTGGTCTCGAGGCAGGTGAGCGATGACCTCACAGAGAGAGCAGCAACGTTTGGGCTCATCCTGGATAACGTGTCCCTGACACATCTGACCTTCGGGAAGGAGTTCACAGAGGCAGTGGAAGCCAAAcaggtggctcagcaggaagCCGAGAGGGCCAGATTTATGGTGGAAAAGGCTGAGCAGCAGAAGAAGGCAGCCATCATCTCTGCTGAGGGTGACTCCAAGGCAGCCGAGCTGATCGCCAACTCCCTGGCCACGGCAGGTGATGGCCTGATCGAGCTGCGCAAGCTGGAGGCTGCTGAGGACATTGCTTACCAGCTCTCCCGCTCTCGGAACATCACCTACCTGCCATCCGGGCACTCGGTGCTCCTCCAGCTTCCCCAGTGA